TCCGCCCAAAATGCTCAGTTCGAAAAACCGGGCAACCGCGAGCAAGCAGTGGAGATTAATCGTCCCGAACTGCAATTGTTTAGTCAGCAGCAAAGGGCAATCGATTTACAAAGGGATTTGGTGGATCAGCAAAAGCTTCCCCAAATCAGTTTGTTCTTCCAGGGTGGTTATGGTCGCCCTGCTTTAAATATGCTGAACAATGATTTTGATCTCTATTATATCGGTGGACTGCGCTTGCAATGGAACTTCAGTAGCTTTTATACTGCCGGCAATCAAAAGAAAATTCTAAAGCTAGAGCAATCAAAGGTTTCTGCTCAGCAAGAGAGCTTTGTGTACCAAACTCAATTGCAATTGGCCCAAGAGCTGGCCGATTTGGAGCGTCTGGATTCGGTGATGAGCAAGGATCTAAGTCTGCTGGAATTACAAGAAGAAATTCTGGAATCCAGTGCCGTACAATTAAAGGAAGGTACCCTGCAAACCAGTGAGTATTTACGTCGCTTGAATAATGTGAGTCGTACTCGTCAGGATTTGGAGCTTCATCGCCTGCAAAGGCTGATGGCCGAATATCAATATGCCAACACTCAGGGAAACTAAAACAAGAATCTTAAGCCATGAAAAAAATAACACTCTTTATCGCCAGCCTCTTCCTATTCACGAATTGCAGTAATTCGAAGGCCGAATTTGATGCTACCGGAAATTTTGAAGCCGATGAAATCATTGTTTCTTCCGAGGCCAATGGCGAAATTCAGAAATGGGAATTGCAGGAAGGTAGCTCTGTTACAGAAGGACAGGTATTAGCATTGATAGACACCACCGCTTTGCATTTACAGAAAAGGCAGTTAATGGCTCAAATCGCGGTGGCCGAGTCGCATACCCAAGGCGTAGCACAGCAAACCGCCGCCTTACGAGCCACCCTTGGCAATCTATACTATGAAGAAAAACGCCTGAAGAAATTATTGGCAGCAAATGCCGCTACCCGCAAGCAAATAGATGATATTAATTTTCAGATAATTCATACCAAGGAACAGTTGGTAGCCCTGCAGAATAAACTGGAGGATGCCAATGAATCGGTTCGTCGGGAGGTAAGAGCTCTGGAATTACAAATTGAGCAGATTGATTTGAAGATTGATAAAGCCGTGGTTCAAAGTCCTATTGCTGGTCGAATCCTACAGACCTATAGCTTTAAAGGGGAATTGGCGGCAGCCGGAAAGCCTCTGTTTAAAGTGGCGGCTCTCGATCCTATTTACCTGCGTGCTTATGTGAGTGGTGATCAACTGGCGCAAATCAAATTGGATATGCCGGTGCAAGTTTTAACGGATAATGGGGATGGCGATATGCATCAGGCAGAAGGACGGATTAGCTGGATTAGCGATCAGTCGGAATTTACCCCTAAGAGTATCCAAACCAAAGATGAAAGAGCCAATCGGGTATATGCCATTAAAGTGCGCGTGCCGAATGACGGTCGCTATAAAATTGGCATGTACGGCGAAGTAAATTGGACTGACTAATGGAAGTGCGCGTAGAACATATTTCCAAGCGCTATCAGAAACCGGAAGTTCAGGCCTTAAAGGATATTTCCTTCGAAGTAGAGAAAGGCGAGCTCTTTGGTTTGATTGGTCCGGATGGAGCAGGGAAAAGTACCCTCTTTCGTATCCTTACCACCTTATTACTTCCGGATGAAGGTCAGGCTGAAGTGGCGGGTTTTGATGTACGGAAAGATTTGCGAGCCCTGCGAAGTGCGGTAGGTTATATGCCTGGTAGATTCTCCTTATATCAAGATTTAAGCATCGAAGAGAATCTACGTTTTTTCGCCACTCTTTTCGGAACCACCATTGAGGCTAATTACGATTTAATCAAGGATATCTACGTTCAGATTGAGCCTTTTAAAGATCGCAGGGCCGGGCAATTGTCAGGAGGGATGAAACAGAAGTTGGCCCTTTGCTGTGCTTTGATTCATCGACCTAAAGTCTTGTTTTTAGATGAGCCTACCACCGGGGTGGATGCCGTTTCCCGTAAGGAGTTTTGGCAAATGCTAAAGGGGCTTCAAGCCGAAGGGATAAGCATTTTGGTTTCTACCCCTTATATGGATGAAGCCAGTTTATGCGACCGGATTGCGCTTATTCAAGAAGGGCAAATATTGAGTATCGATCAGCCGAAAGGCTTACAAGAGAAATATCCACGGCCCTTATTTGCTTTGCGGGCTCAGGGCATGAATCAGCTTTTGGATAGCCTGCGTGATAAGCCTGAACTGGCTTCGGTTTATGCCTTTGGTGAATATCATCACCTGAGTTTTAAAGAACAGAGTCCACAAGGAATGGAAGCTTTATTGGCAGATTTGAGGGATCAGGGCTTTCAGGATCTCGAAGCGCATAGCATTGAGGCCGGGGTGGAAGACTGCTTTATTGAACTAATGCAAAAGAGCGATGGAAGTAGTAATTAAAGCCGAAAAGCTCAGCAAGGCCTTTGGGGATTTCATTGCTACCAATGCTATTTCCTTCGAGGTGTATAAAGGCGAAATATTTGGCTTTTTAGGGGCCAATGGTGCTGGGAAGACCACCGCTATTCGCATGCTCTGTGGTTTATCTAAACCCAGTTCTGGAGAAGCCACTATTGCTGGATTTGACATTTATCGGGAAACCGAATCCATCAAAAAGAACATTGGCTATATGAGTCAGAAGTTCTCGCTTTATGAGGATTTGACGGTGGCCGAAAACCTTCGCTTTTACGGTGGAATTTATGGCTTGGGCCGAAAGGAATTGAAGGAGGCTTCGGAGGCTGTTATTAAAAATCTGGGCCTGGAGCAGGAGCGCAAAAAGTTGGTGTCCTCCTTACCTCTGGGATGGAAACAAAAGCTGGCTTTCTCGGTGGCCATTATGCATGAGCCTAAATTGGTTTTTCTGGATGAACCTACCGGAGGAGTAGATCCGGTTACGCGTCGACAGTTTTGGGATTTAATTCATCAGGCTGCAGCCCGAGGGATTACCGTTTTTGTTACCACACATTATATGGATGAAGCGGAGTACTGCGATCGAATTTCCATGATGGTAGATGGTGAAATGAAGGCCCTGGATACGCCCCGTAATTTGAAAAAGCAATTTGGGGTAGATAGCATGGATGCGGTGTTTTACGAAATGGCCCGAGGGGCGAAAAGATCCGATTAAGATGAAGCAGTTTAACATATTCATCCGCAAGGAATTCTGGCATGTGTTCCGCGATCCTAAGACGATGCTCTTGCTCTTCGGAATGCCCATTGCTCAAATTGTGCTCTTTGGCTTTGCCCTCACCAATGAAATTAAGAATGTAAACATTGCTATAGTAGATCAGTCGGGCGATTGGGCCGCTCAGGAGCTTATTCAAAAAATTCAGGCCAATCGAAGTTTTTCTCAGGGATTGCTATTGAATAGTGAGGCTGAGGTGGAGGAAGCCTTTCGTCGGGGTAAGGTTAAAGTAGCGGTTTTGATCCCGCCAAATTTTGGTTTAGATCGCCGTCGGCCGGAAGGCAGTCAGATTCAGATTATTGCCGATGCCTCGGATCCAAATACAGCCACCACCTTAACGAATTATGCCACTGTCATTATTCAGGATTATCAAAAATCGGATCTACTGCCTGGTCAAGGGCCCTTGCAGATTGAAACCCAAACCAGGATGATTTACAATCCCGAATTGAAGGGAGCTACCAATTTTGTGCCGGGGGTAATGGCATTGGTGCTCTTCCTAGTAGGGGTATTAATGACCTCTGTAAGCATTGTGCGCGAGAAGGAAACCGGTACTATGGAAGTGCTGCTGGTTTCACCCTTTAATCCCATCTTGGTGATCAGCGCCAAAGCAGTGCCCTATTTCTTTTTATCGCTGGTAAACCTCACGGTAATATTGATTTTAAGTGTGCTGCTGATGGATATGGAGATCGCCGGAAGTTTAGGCCTGCTCTACCTTTCCAGCGCGCTTTTAATATTGACGGCCCTTTCACTGGGTTTGCTTATATCCAATTCAACCGCCTCGCAACAAACAGCCATGCTCATTTCCTTAATGGCGATGTTGCTGCCCACCGTAATGTTAACCGGATTTATGTTTCCCCTGGAAAATATGCCCTGGCCTTTACAGGTGATTTCCAATATCGTGCCTTCTAAATGGTATTACATCATTGTGCAGGCGATTATGATAAAGGGGCAAGGCTTGGCGTCTGTCTGGCGAGAGATGTTGGTTTTAATGGGGATGACTACCGTCTTTCTCACCCTGAGTATCCGCAAATTTAAAACCCGACTGGCATGAGAATTTTGAAGTTTCTCTTACAAAAGGAGTTTAAGCAGATTTTTCGCAATCGCAGTATTCTGGCGATGATCTTGATGATGCCGGTTGTGCAATTGCTGATCATGCCTTTGGCGGCGGATTATGAAATTAAGAACATCCATATCGCCCTGGTGGATCTCGATAAAAGTCCCTATGCGGAAGATTTACAAGAGGCCATATTAGCATCCGGCTATTTTATAAGTGTGGGTGATTTTAACAGCTTCGAAGAGGCTAATCAAGCATTTGAAAAAGGAACGGCGGATCTCATTCTCGAAATTCCCGCACATTTTGAGAAGGAGATTTTAGACTTTAAGAAGACTTCTCTAAACATATCAGCCAATGCTATTAATGGCGTGAAAGCCACCGTGGGGAGTGCATATCTCAATCAGGTGATAAATCGTTTTGCCCAAAAATTACAGGCTAATATATCAGGTGGTATTCAGGTGGAAAGCCTGAATTGGTATAATCCCTTTTTAAATTATCAGGCCTTTATGGTTCCTGGTATTTTGGTGCTTTTGGTAACCATGGTGGGAGTCTATATGACCTCCCTAAATATTGTAAAGGAAAAAGAGGTGGGAACCATTGAGCAGATCAATGTGAGCCCGATTAAGAAATACCATTTCATTTTGGGTAAGCTTATTCCTTTCTTGATCATTGGCTTCTTTGTTTTTAGTTTGGGCCTTTTTGGCGTAGCTCGATTGGTCTATGGCATTGTGCCCATCGGTTCCATATTAGCTTTATATAGCTTCTTATTTCTGTATTTGATAGCCGTTTTGGGGATTGGGATGATGCTTTCTACTTATGCGGAAACCCAGCAGCAAGCCATGTCTTTGGCCTTCTTCATAATGATGATATTCATCTTGATGGGAGGCTTATTTACGGCAATCGAAAGCATGCCCGAATGGGCCCAATGGGTAGCGGCTTTAAATCCGGTTACCTATTTTATTGAGGTGGTGCGTTTGGTGGTTTTAAAGGGTTCTGGCTTCAAAGATTTGCTGCCTCAGTTTGGGATTATTGCACTAATGGCTTTGATCTCTAATTCCTGGGCGATTTTAAATTATCGGAAAACTACTTAGGCCTTCCTTTTTGGAATTCTGAAAATCGCCTTGTATTTTTACCTCAGTTTCTGAGGTATGAGTAAATCTTACATCAAAGGATTTTTAAAGGATATTCTTTTGCATTTGATCGCCGAGAAAGGGGAGAGCTATGGCTATGAGCTTACGCGGATGGTGGAAGAGCGTACCCAAGGTGTCATCAAACTAAATGAAGGAGCTTTATATCCGGTTTTGCATAAACTGGAAGAGCAAGGGCTCTTGGTGTCTGTTTTTAAAACGGATGGGAGTCGGCCGCGGAAATACTATCGTTTGGCCGCCACCAAGGAGAGCAAGGAATTACTATCTGAAATGGAAAGCCAGGTACAGCTATATATCGGTGCCTTGGCCGCCATTTTTAAAAATGAGCAGGAATGGAAGAGCGCAGAGTAAGTCAGGAAGAGCTTATTGAGATTTACGATTTATGTAAGCGCAAGGATATCCATTATCTCGAATTGCGATTGGAGTTGGTGGATCATATAGCCTCGCGGGTAGAGGAGCTATGGCAAGAACAGCCCCAATTAAGTTTCAAAGAGGCTTTCCATAAGGTTTATAAATCCTTCGGCATATTCGGTTTGTCCAAGGTGGCAGACGAACATGAAAAGGTGGTGACCCGTCGATTTTGGTATACAGTGTGGAAAGAATTAAAGCACTGGTTCAAAATACCACAGGTGCTACTTACCCTTTTGGTTTTTGCGACGCTGTATCTTCTAATGCTAAACTGGCCTGTTTTAAGTCAGATTGTCTACGTGATCAACTATGTAGCCATCATTTCACTGGTCATTTATATTTTCTGGGAACGCCGTCAGATGTCGAAAAAATTAGGTGGCGATCAAAGCATGATCATGGGCAGCCTGTATCAATCGGGCTGGTTATTTTACCTGATCTATTTTACTCCTTTCAATAATTGGATTCTCTTTAATCAGGATGGTTTTTTCAATCTACTCCTTACAGATAGAGGCATACTAATCAATACACTCTTAAGCTTCTTTAGTGTTTTAACCATGGTCTGTAGTGCGAAGCTCTTGCGCATGGCTAAGAGTGAAACGGTATCGCTCTTAGAGCGCCAATCTCATTTTCAGAGAACTGCTCAAGCCTAAATATTTTAATTAATTTCCAGATCAATTCCAGGAATTTGAAATGCTGCAATTTCTTATGCATGCATAATTTTTATATCTTAGCGCAGCTTCAAAATAAAAGCGCTTGAAACCCGAAGAAACAGTTGATTTTCACATCAAACGTACCTGGCAAAGTATCGCCAAGATGTACAATGAAGTAGCCGCAGGATACGGAGCCACCATGGCCACCGGATATGTGCTACTCAACATAGATAAAGAATTAGGGACTCCCAGTACTGCCCTGGGCCCCAAAATGGGAATGGAGGCCACCAGCCTCTCTCGCATTTTAAAGAGCATGGAAGAAAAAGGACTGATTGAACGAAAGCCAAATCCGGCGGACGGGAGATCGGTCCTCGTTTTTTTAACCCCCTTTGGGATTGAGAAACGCCGTGATGCTAAGGCAGCCGTAATTGGATTTAACCAGCAGGTTTTTGATCGATTCAGTCCCTCCGAATTGGAGACCTTCTTTAAGGTAATCACCGGAATTGAAACCATGCTGCAGGAGAATAAACTCGCAACTCAAGAACTAAAGTAATTGTATGAAAAAGACTATTAAACACGCAACGGTAATCGGCTCCGGAATTATGGGAAGCCAGATTGCTTGTCATTTGGCCAATATTGGTGTGCGTGTGCTTTTGCTCGACATTGTTCCGCGCGAATTAAACGAAAGAGAAGAAAAAGCAGGCCTTAGTTTGGAAGACAAGGCCGTGCGCAATCGGATTGTAAATGAAAGCCTGACTAAGGCAGTGAAGATGAATCCGGCGCCCCTTTTTGATAAGGCTTATGCCTCTCGTATTGAAACCGGTAACCTCGATGATGATTTGGCCAAGATCGCCAAAACCGATTGGATCATCGAAGTAGTAGTGGAGCGCTTGGATATCAAGCAAAGCTTATTTGAAAAGGTAGAGCAGTACCGCAAGCCGGGAACCTTTATCTCTTCCAATACCAGTGGAATTCCAATTCACCTGATGACGGAAGGTCGCAGTGAGGATTTTCAGAAATTCTTCCTGGGTACTCACTTCTTTAATCCGCCCCGTTATTTGGAATTATTAGAGATTATTCCAACTCCAAAGACGGATCCGGAAGTAGTAGATTTCTTCATGCACTATGGCGATCGCTATCTAGGGAAAACCACCGTGCTTTGTAAGGATACTCCCGCTTTTATCGCCAACCGGGTAGGCATTTTCGCCATTATGGATCTCTTCCATAAGGTGGGAGAAATGGGCCTTAGCGTAGAAGATATCGATAAGCTCACCGGACCGTTGATTGGTCGTCCAAAATCAGCCACCTTCCGTACAGCGGATGTTGTAGGTTTAGATACCTTAATTCACGTGGCCAATGGCTTAGCTCAAGCGGTTCCTCATGATGAGAAGCAAGAGGTATTTAAACTTCCGGGCTTCTTGCAAAAAATGCAGGAAAACAATTGGTTAGGTTCTAAAACCGGTCAAGGTTTTTATAAGAAAGTAAAAGGTGAGGATGGTAAGTCGGAAATCTTATCTCTCGATTTAGATACCTTAGAATACATCTCTCAAAAGCGCAGTAAATTCGCTACCCTCGAGCTCACTAAAACCATCGATGATGTGCGTGAGCGCTGGAAGGTGCTGATTGGTGGCAAGGATAAGGCAGGCGAATTTTACCGTCGTTCTGTAGCCGGAGTTATGGCTTATGCAGCTAATCGTATTCCAGAAATTGCCGATGATCTATTCCGCATTGATCAAGGTATGCGGGCTGGTTTTGGCTGGAAACATGGTCCCTTTGAAATTTGGGATGCCATTGGTTTCGAGAAGGGAATTAAACTGATTGAAGCCGAAGGATTGAGCCTGGCTCCCTGGGTGAAAGAAATGCAAGCTGCCGGACATACTTCTTTCTATAGCGTGAAGGAAGGACAGGGCTACTATTACAATATTGGCGATAAGAGCTATCAGGCTTTACCTGGTGGAAAGAGCTTTATCGTATTGGATCATATCCGCCCCAGCAAAACAGTTTGGAAGAATAAGGAATGCGCCATTGAAGACCTTGGCGATGGAATCCTCAATATTGAGTTCCGCTCCAAAATGAATTCCTTGGGCAGCGGAGTTTTAGCCGGTATCAATAAAGGTATTGAACTTGCCGAGCAGGATTATCAAGGGGTGGTGATCTCCAACCAAGGGGATAATTTCTCTGTGGGTGCTAACCTGGCGATGATCTTTATGATGGCCATTGAGCAGGAATATGACGAACTAAACTTTGCGATTAAGTACTTCCAGGATACTATGATGCGGGTGCGCTATTCTTCCATCCCTGTGGTGGTGGCTCCTCATCAAATGACTTTGGGAGGCGGTTGTGAGATGTCGCTTCACGCGGATGCGGTACAAGCTGCAGCTGAAACCTATATCGGATTGGTTGAGTTTGGAGTAGGTGTAATCCCTGGCGGTGGTGGTACCAAAGAATTGACCCGCAGAGCAGGACTTCGCTACGTGAAAGATGATATTGAAACCAATGCCTATCGTGAGAATTTATTCAGAATCGGTCAGGCGCAGGTAGCTAAGTCGGCGAAAGAAGCCTTTGATATGGGCTTGTTTGTAGAGGGTCGGGATGGCATTTCTATGAACCGCCATCGTTTGATTGCCGATGCCAAGGAACGTGCTCTGGCTTTAGCGGAAACCGGCTATCAAATGCCTATCCGCGAACGCGATATTAAGGTATTAGGTCGCCAGGCCTTAGGAATGTTTACCGTAGGTGCCCACACCATGTTAGAAGGGGGCTATATCACCGAGCATGAAAAGAAAATGGTAGAGAAACTCGCTTACGTTATGAGTGGCGGAGACCTTTCGGAACCCACTTTCGTATCAGAGCAATATCTCCTCGACCTTGAGCGTGAAGCCTTCCTAAGCCTCTGCACCGAAAAGAAAACTCTGGAGCGCATCCAGCACATGTTGAAGACTGGGAAGCCGTTGAGAAACTAGATGTGAGATGTGAGATGTGAGATGTGAGATGTGAGATGTGAGATGTGAGAATTGAGAATTGAGAATTGAGATGTGAGAGATGCACAAGTACAAGGAT
The Croceimicrobium hydrocarbonivorans genome window above contains:
- a CDS encoding ABC transporter ATP-binding protein, producing the protein MEVVIKAEKLSKAFGDFIATNAISFEVYKGEIFGFLGANGAGKTTAIRMLCGLSKPSSGEATIAGFDIYRETESIKKNIGYMSQKFSLYEDLTVAENLRFYGGIYGLGRKELKEASEAVIKNLGLEQERKKLVSSLPLGWKQKLAFSVAIMHEPKLVFLDEPTGGVDPVTRRQFWDLIHQAAARGITVFVTTHYMDEAEYCDRISMMVDGEMKALDTPRNLKKQFGVDSMDAVFYEMARGAKRSD
- a CDS encoding 3-hydroxyacyl-CoA dehydrogenase/enoyl-CoA hydratase family protein; this encodes MKKTIKHATVIGSGIMGSQIACHLANIGVRVLLLDIVPRELNEREEKAGLSLEDKAVRNRIVNESLTKAVKMNPAPLFDKAYASRIETGNLDDDLAKIAKTDWIIEVVVERLDIKQSLFEKVEQYRKPGTFISSNTSGIPIHLMTEGRSEDFQKFFLGTHFFNPPRYLELLEIIPTPKTDPEVVDFFMHYGDRYLGKTTVLCKDTPAFIANRVGIFAIMDLFHKVGEMGLSVEDIDKLTGPLIGRPKSATFRTADVVGLDTLIHVANGLAQAVPHDEKQEVFKLPGFLQKMQENNWLGSKTGQGFYKKVKGEDGKSEILSLDLDTLEYISQKRSKFATLELTKTIDDVRERWKVLIGGKDKAGEFYRRSVAGVMAYAANRIPEIADDLFRIDQGMRAGFGWKHGPFEIWDAIGFEKGIKLIEAEGLSLAPWVKEMQAAGHTSFYSVKEGQGYYYNIGDKSYQALPGGKSFIVLDHIRPSKTVWKNKECAIEDLGDGILNIEFRSKMNSLGSGVLAGINKGIELAEQDYQGVVISNQGDNFSVGANLAMIFMMAIEQEYDELNFAIKYFQDTMMRVRYSSIPVVVAPHQMTLGGGCEMSLHADAVQAAAETYIGLVEFGVGVIPGGGGTKELTRRAGLRYVKDDIETNAYRENLFRIGQAQVAKSAKEAFDMGLFVEGRDGISMNRHRLIADAKERALALAETGYQMPIRERDIKVLGRQALGMFTVGAHTMLEGGYITEHEKKMVEKLAYVMSGGDLSEPTFVSEQYLLDLEREAFLSLCTEKKTLERIQHMLKTGKPLRN
- a CDS encoding HlyD family secretion protein; the encoded protein is MKKITLFIASLFLFTNCSNSKAEFDATGNFEADEIIVSSEANGEIQKWELQEGSSVTEGQVLALIDTTALHLQKRQLMAQIAVAESHTQGVAQQTAALRATLGNLYYEEKRLKKLLAANAATRKQIDDINFQIIHTKEQLVALQNKLEDANESVRREVRALELQIEQIDLKIDKAVVQSPIAGRILQTYSFKGELAAAGKPLFKVAALDPIYLRAYVSGDQLAQIKLDMPVQVLTDNGDGDMHQAEGRISWISDQSEFTPKSIQTKDERANRVYAIKVRVPNDGRYKIGMYGEVNWTD
- a CDS encoding ABC transporter ATP-binding protein; translation: MEVRVEHISKRYQKPEVQALKDISFEVEKGELFGLIGPDGAGKSTLFRILTTLLLPDEGQAEVAGFDVRKDLRALRSAVGYMPGRFSLYQDLSIEENLRFFATLFGTTIEANYDLIKDIYVQIEPFKDRRAGQLSGGMKQKLALCCALIHRPKVLFLDEPTTGVDAVSRKEFWQMLKGLQAEGISILVSTPYMDEASLCDRIALIQEGQILSIDQPKGLQEKYPRPLFALRAQGMNQLLDSLRDKPELASVYAFGEYHHLSFKEQSPQGMEALLADLRDQGFQDLEAHSIEAGVEDCFIELMQKSDGSSN
- a CDS encoding ABC transporter permease; this encodes MKQFNIFIRKEFWHVFRDPKTMLLLFGMPIAQIVLFGFALTNEIKNVNIAIVDQSGDWAAQELIQKIQANRSFSQGLLLNSEAEVEEAFRRGKVKVAVLIPPNFGLDRRRPEGSQIQIIADASDPNTATTLTNYATVIIQDYQKSDLLPGQGPLQIETQTRMIYNPELKGATNFVPGVMALVLFLVGVLMTSVSIVREKETGTMEVLLVSPFNPILVISAKAVPYFFLSLVNLTVILILSVLLMDMEIAGSLGLLYLSSALLILTALSLGLLISNSTASQQTAMLISLMAMLLPTVMLTGFMFPLENMPWPLQVISNIVPSKWYYIIVQAIMIKGQGLASVWREMLVLMGMTTVFLTLSIRKFKTRLA
- a CDS encoding MarR family winged helix-turn-helix transcriptional regulator, which gives rise to MKPEETVDFHIKRTWQSIAKMYNEVAAGYGATMATGYVLLNIDKELGTPSTALGPKMGMEATSLSRILKSMEEKGLIERKPNPADGRSVLVFLTPFGIEKRRDAKAAVIGFNQQVFDRFSPSELETFFKVITGIETMLQENKLATQELK
- a CDS encoding PadR family transcriptional regulator; translation: MSKSYIKGFLKDILLHLIAEKGESYGYELTRMVEERTQGVIKLNEGALYPVLHKLEEQGLLVSVFKTDGSRPRKYYRLAATKESKELLSEMESQVQLYIGALAAIFKNEQEWKSAE
- a CDS encoding ABC transporter permease, translated to MRILKFLLQKEFKQIFRNRSILAMILMMPVVQLLIMPLAADYEIKNIHIALVDLDKSPYAEDLQEAILASGYFISVGDFNSFEEANQAFEKGTADLILEIPAHFEKEILDFKKTSLNISANAINGVKATVGSAYLNQVINRFAQKLQANISGGIQVESLNWYNPFLNYQAFMVPGILVLLVTMVGVYMTSLNIVKEKEVGTIEQINVSPIKKYHFILGKLIPFLIIGFFVFSLGLFGVARLVYGIVPIGSILALYSFLFLYLIAVLGIGMMLSTYAETQQQAMSLAFFIMMIFILMGGLFTAIESMPEWAQWVAALNPVTYFIEVVRLVVLKGSGFKDLLPQFGIIALMALISNSWAILNYRKTT